The Rhabdothermincola salaria genome segment CACCATGTTCGAGGCCGGGCAGACCTCCCCGACCGGCGGGGGCTTCAAGTCCCAGTCCGACGCCAGCGCCAACGCGGTGCTCGACTTCGCCACCGAGACCATGAAGGTCATCGCCGCCCGTCGCGACGACCCACGCGACGACCTCATCTCGGTGTGGGCCCACACCGAGGTGCACGGCCAGCCCTGGACCGACGGCGAGATCCTCACCGAGGCCCTCCTCGTGCTCGACGGCGGCGCCGAGACCACCCGTTCGGTGATCGCCGGCATCATCGCCGAGCTGGCCCGCCGCCCCGAGCAGAGGGCCCTCCTGGCCGAGGACCCCGGGCTGTTGTCCACCACCGCGGTGGAGGAGTTCATCCGCTGGATCAGTCCCATCTCCAACATGCGCCGCACCGCCACCCGCGACACCGAGCTGCACGGCCAGACCATCCACGAGGGCGACGAGGTGCTGCTGCTCTACGGGTCGGCCAACCGCGACGAGCGCATCTTCGACCGCCCCGACGACTTCGACGTCACCCGCCCCCACAACCACCACGTGGCGTTCGGGTTCGGCACCCACTTCTGCCTTGGCGCGTCACTGGCCCGCCTCGAGCTGCGCGTGCTGTTCGAGGAGATGGTCCGCCGCTTCCCCTCCTGGAAGC includes the following:
- a CDS encoding cytochrome P450, with product MSPNVNLLDPTWYVDPFDAYRWLRDESPVHWDPVQEIWGISRHADVRTVEHDTAAFSSLPGSRPKTDQLDDTSMINRDDPAHQSQRMVVARRFTPRGVRSHEDRVRDQVTAILDEASADGGCEAVESIASRLPAMMICDLLGYDHDLWPKVREWSEVTMFEAGQTSPTGGGFKSQSDASANAVLDFATETMKVIAARRDDPRDDLISVWAHTEVHGQPWTDGEILTEALLVLDGGAETTRSVIAGIIAELARRPEQRALLAEDPGLLSTTAVEEFIRWISPISNMRRTATRDTELHGQTIHEGDEVLLLYGSANRDERIFDRPDDFDVTRPHNHHVAFGFGTHFCLGASLARLELRVLFEEMVRRFPSWKLVGPEPEIVPATFTRGYGAVNIEFG